From Corvus moneduloides isolate bCorMon1 chromosome 2, bCorMon1.pri, whole genome shotgun sequence, one genomic window encodes:
- the RNF149 gene encoding E3 ubiquitin-protein ligase RNF149, whose protein sequence is MVRRARLALVAAALVALGAPPPPCAGARALEWYTAWVSTAYVEPLSNRTVRGNTESGRYGDSSPKESAQGHVGIPRGASPRHMEGCAADTDYDVPLPPGGRGPPEGDPPTWIALVARGGCTFKDKVTNAARKRAAAVVIYNEARFGNSTVSMSHLGTGNTVVIMVGYPKGIEILEPVRRGIPVRMSIVVGTRHVQEYISGQSVVFVAIAFITMMIISLAWLIFYYIQRFLYTGSQFGNQGHRKETKRAISQLQLHTVKRGEKGLDVDVENCAVCIENYKLKDTVRILPCKHIFHRTCIDPWLLDHRTCPMCKLDVIKALGYWGDPEDILEVPIPESISGSVSVGSLSIALQDDDRNEVSELSASSTNESVLQCTSLKEDAGETTALLDVDASNNRHGEHLSNGNSH, encoded by the exons aTGGTGCGTCGCGCCCGGCTGGCGCTGGTGGCGGCGGCGCTGGTGGCGCTgggggcgccgccgccgccgtgcGCGGGCGCCCGGGCGCTGGAGTGGTACACGGCGTGGGTGAGCACGGCCTACGTGGAGCCGCTCAGCAACCGCACGGTGCGCGGCAACACGGAGAGCGGCCGCTACGGGGACAGCTCGCCCAAGGAGAGCGCTCAGGGCCATGTGGGCATTCCTCGTGGCGCCTCGCCCCGCCACATGGAGGGCTGCGCCGCCGACACCGACTACGACGTGCCTCTGCCTCCCGGTGGCCGCGGCCCCCCCGAGGGCGACCCACCGACCTGGATCGCCCTGGTGGCCCGCGGTGGCTGCACTTTCAAGGACAAGGTCACCAACGCGGCGCGGAAGCGGGCGGCCGCTGTGGTCATCTACAACGAGGCCCGCTTCGGCAACAGCACCGTCTCTATGTCCCACCTGG GAACAGGAAATACAGTGGTGATAATGGTTGGCTATCCAAAAGGAATAGAGATATTGGAACCAGTACGAAGAGGGATTCCAGTAAGAATGAGTATTGTTGTTGGCACACGACATGTACAGGAATACATTAGTGGTCAATCAGTTGTGTTTGTAGCCATCGCCTTCATCACCATGATGATTATATCGCTTGCTTGGCTCATATTTTACTATATACAACGTTTCCTGTATACGGGATCACAGTTTGGAAACCAG GGACATAGGAAAGAAACCAAGAGAGCCATCAGCCAGCTTCAGTTGCATACAGTGAAACGTGGAGAAAAG GGTTTAGATGTTGATGTGGAAAACTGTGCTGTGTGCATTGAGAACTACAAACTGAAAGACACTGTCCGAATTCTGCCATGCAA gcACATCTTCCATAGAACATGCATTGATCCTTGGCTTTTGGATCACCGGACTTGTCCAATGTGTAAACTAGATGTTATCAAAGCTCTGGGATACTGG GGGGACCCCGAAGACATACTTGAAGTTCCGATACCTGAATCCATAAGTGGCAGCGTTTCAGTCGGAAGTCTGAGTATTGCTTTGCAAGATGATGACAGAAACGAAGTGAGCGAATTGTCGGCTTCCTCCACTAATGAATCAGTATTGCAGTGTACCAGCTTAAAAGAGGACGCGGGGGAAACCACAGCATTGCTTG ATGTGGATGCCAGTAATAACAGGCATGGAGAACATCTATCTAATGGAAATTCCCACTGA